The Sabethes cyaneus chromosome 1, idSabCyanKW18_F2, whole genome shotgun sequence DNA segment atcgaatcacaaaaggccgaacgcCATATTCGGCGGAAAATATTCACGGGCTTCAACCTGCAAAAACGTGCGGTACatactgtccttactcgctgtcgctcgttcggacttattACCTACGCTGTTCGAACTTCATCGACTCTTACTTCTTTTTATGTTCCGCTAATTTCCTCAAAATCAGCTCAGCTTTCGTACAGATATCCATTCGTGCACAATATTTTGCGGCGTTCCGATGAttgttttcccattatgaaAATATCCCAagtaataaatttaaatttgattacgTTCTTATAGCGACCCATATCATAAACCGGCtagtaaaactatgagctccaccaaaaCTTTCTAATGACCGATATTTAACTTCCTTCAACCAGCTATGTTAACTTGAAAGTATATACATATCCATGAgcaaaaaagttaaagttttgccgtcagatcatcctgatccgtttatagcgaccataataaaatgtcccatagaataaataataagttTTTAGCAGTTtctgtagttgtgcagcatatgcgcattaaattttatcgtgcatattgttGTGATTGGTGGTgaacgcgccatcgaaatttcgCCATTTCtaaaactagttgttttaacaaaatgaatatattcaattagtcaatctcaatttctagcaaaatcccTTCAGTTGCTTACTGTAACATGAAAaatgattgataataactttctttctgcaaaaaatttttgctttgatgaattttcgtTTGCAagcaaaaaaactagaaaatggCAATATGGAGGCCATAAGCCACATGGAGGcataaaaatttgatttcggTAACTTTAATATTCCtcataataacaacaataaacctaattggtcagggtgttagtGTATAAAtagttacactggccccgtaattttacTGTACTCTAACCGccgactgtgaagtctgtcgataaagaagggtaatgtctaatgacactttaagcccaaggctttgcttttataaAACTAAAAAGATTTATTGCGGATTGACAAGCAATCGCAATATGATCAGTTTTGCTTGGTGCGCAATATTGTATTTCGACGCCCCACGTATGCTAAGTTTTTAAGGATAGCGGCGCTGTCAACTAGTTTGATCGTAGTAATATAGGCAACCTCAATAAATTGgtttaaaaacagttttattgtggttttatagctaACTATAAGTAGTTTTGAATTGTATCattttggtattgcgtaataccatgataaaaccagTGGTAATAAAACCTTCCgcaataaatattcataaaattcaaataaaaccaagcggtCTTACAATTGTTACTTGCGATACTTCATAAAATCATTATGCTTGCACGAAAATAATAGAACTAAAGTAAAGAAACGAACGCAACCAATTCGACGGAGAAATTGCAGTAGCGTTCTTTCAGCGTATACTCATAGTTTAAGCATGAGTCAGAgaattgaaacaatttttttccttGATAGATTTAAAAAAGTGACCTACATTTGATATTTGCTCTCATCCTTCTCCAAACAGGTACGGAGGAATGCCCGATTCGGTCCGTAGTGTTTCGTGTCGGAGGGCAACTGTTACGCGCTTTATCGGAGAAAGGCGTTGCACTGCTAGTGAATCATGGAATTGCAGAAGAAAAGGTAAAATACGTCATAGTTACGGTCAGATCTTTTTAGTCAGTAGGGAAATAATATTTTGTATTGGAGTTACAAACTGGGTTATTCTACGCCTCACTTCCTCAAGAACCTGGCTTCCTAAATTTTCGAGGAGTCGCATTTTGACAGCAGATTGTAAATTGGACAACCATTGCTTTGGTTATGGGCCTCGAAAAACGGTTTCAAAGTGTCCCAACCAAAACAATGTTTGTCATCTAGAGAATGTTTTAATTCTTCTTATCCCAAGACAAGcttttgttgttttattttatctgaTGAAGAGGAAGTTACCGCAGTATCCTTGATTTCTATTGCCAGCTAATTGTAATGCTTTCATTTATTAAGCTTGAGTAACAGCTGTGAAAAACTAGTTTAGTGATAATTATTAGCTAGCAAACCTGTTAGAAAATGAAGTGACTTTCTCTTTGACCAGTGCGACACTGAAGCCGGTGTTGGGCGGTTTTTGCGACACCTCGTTTATGATATTGGCAACATTCTTAGAGATTCTTTTGAATTACTGTAAACAAGAGGTAAAAGTCTTTTTCTAACTGAGTATATGCTTATATGTCTTGTATTTTCCAAATTAACCGTAGTTTGCAAAGATCTATTTTATCAAAACAATAGAACTGAAAAATATTCAAGCCCAAAGCGGCATgagttttcatttattttaacgTGAGCTGGTCGGAAATCTGTCATTTCCAGCCATCGCCCGGTTTTGTCCATGACAAAGTCGGTAAATTAAGGATGCTATGCCGAAACTAATTACCTTTTCTTTCGTGACGACCAGCACCGGCTGAAAGGTGCGTGTATTTTCTGATTGTTTCCCACAGACATGTTAATATCTGATACTTAATCATTTCCTGTTGGAGGCCGTCCGCAGAAAGCACTTTATGAATGATGGACACAAATCCTGCACGTAATAGCTCGGTTGTTACGCTTGTCTAGACGTTGCTCGTTTTTGCGTTACGTTGGATGTCGTCATAAACTGAAGCGTATGCTAAATATACTGCCAGCTGGAGACCATAAATTTGTGGTTGCCACCGGTTTCCAGAAGGAAAACTCATGTTTTGCACGAGAATTTTACGGCCACTGAAACCGCAGAAAAAGTTTCGAGAAATCGCGATTGACGTCTTTGCTTAAAGCTTAAGGTAATATTGACAAAAATCATTTTCTGCCAAATGGCGCGGCTGGTCGATCATCGCACGTGATAACAAGATATCACTGTAGCGAATCAATTAGCCTGACGCTCGAATGTTATCTATCAGCGATTTGTTCCGGAAAAAGCGGACCGGGTTACCGAGTTGTTTTTGTGCAGAACTGTCGAAACTGATAAAATCTGATGTTTGTACTTACCAAAAACGCCGAACGAAGTGGAGCTAATCCATAGttttttacttgaaataatACCTTAATCTGGGCGTAATCATTTTGCCAAGCAATGATAAAGACTAGAGCTTTTGTATTGCTATGTTTAAATTGAAACCAAAGAGTACAAAATCCAATCCTAATTGCGTTGCATTCGTTTCAGATCAAACATGCCTATGGCCACCTGGACGATTTTTGCAAATTGTCGGATGACACCAAGGAGCAGTACCTCCGGAAGGATGGTAACCATGGTTATGTGAAGCCCGGACAGGAACGTTTCGATGGCAAAACCAAGGATCTACGTCACACATTCAACATCTGCACTCTCAAACCGGAAGCACCGCTGCCGGAAGAGCCATTGCCGGGATTCCGGGAGCACATATCAGACTTGGCGAAAGATTTTCAACGATTGTCGTCGCTACTGCTGCAAGCCCTCGCCGTAGGCCTGGATCGGCCCTGCAGGTACTTTCTAGAGAAACATTCCCACATTCTTGATGGGGAGAGCGAAAATCAGTCGACATTCCGCCTCCTGTATTATCCACCGTTGATCGTGGACGACGGTCAGAATGAACTGCAACGAGGTACCTGCCACTACAGCCAGCAGCGATGTGCGAAGGATGAAATTGATCTCTCCATACCTGAGGACTACAAGAAAAGGATGGCGGAAGAGGAGGAGAACCGAGAAGCCCAGTACACTCGCTGCGGGGCTCACTGTGACTACGGAACGTTCACCCTGCTGGTTCAGGACTCTGAAGGTGGTCTCGAGGTCAAGCTGCCCGGAACGGACAAGTGGAAACGGGTCGGTCACCTGCCAGGGGCAATTCTGATCAATGCCGGCGAACTGCTGGCAGTTTGGACCAACGAGAAAATTCCGGCATTGGTGAGTTGAATAGTAGACCGCGTGTATGTTTTGTTATGGTTTAACAAACGGTCCGTTTTTCTTCCGCCTCAGCCTCATCGAGTTGTGATTCCACAGGAGGAAACTTTGATGCACCGCGGTAGACATTCGATAGCGTTCTTCGTCCATCCAGGTATGTTAATAtgatgaaaacaaaaattaaattaagtattaTTTTGTGAGTAAATGAAATAATAATAGGAAATGGACTTTGGTATAAAAAACGTCACATTTAATGGAAAATTTCTTTAGCTCGTcaactgaatttgaaattgatggCGAACAAGTGCAAGTTAAAACAAAactaaatttcaattttgaaagTAAAAGCTGCCTGACACGTAGTTGTTTGACAATTTCAACTCGAATCAACCTAATGATGGCATACGGTATCATTTGatgcttttgaattttgacttgatGTACGCTTTtcgttataaaataaaaacaaattgtaaTTTTCATCAACACTTTTTCGAAATAGGTAACAGTTTGCAGAAGTTTGCAGAATCTTGTGCACTGATGGCAGTAGCATCTGAAAGATGAAAATTGCATTTACGGGATAGTTACGGACTGATTcggattaaaataaataaagacacctaaaaatatttttgtttatttaacaAGTGTGCCGACTTTCTATAAATTATGCAGTGTGTGAGTTCTATAAACTCTTTCTGGTATGTTATTGGAAAACATCAAATCAGAAATGCATCATATAATAGGTTTCTATTGTGAAAACTGACGATGCTCAAATTGATTCTATAAAATGAAAGCATACTGCTGAATTGTCTTTCAATTCTAGAGCCATTGGCGGAAACAATTTAAACCATGGAAAAGTTTTTTCACTACCGTTAGATAAACTTTGTCTCAGTCAGTAATAAATTATGGCTTAGTTTGCGGGATAGACTTTTTTTTGGTCAATTGATGTTTTCAAGTCAAATAAATACGATGATATAGAGACAGCGACTCTTCCTTAAATTGAACAACTTGTTTGGGCTGCCACACCATTCCATATTGAATAATGtcattaaaataattttcagaTTCACCATCTAATACTgtattttatttcgttttattttcagACAACTGTACCGATATCGTACCGATGGAAATGCCCAGTTCCAGTTCCTCCAACTCGCTCGATTCGATAGAAAAGAAgccgaaaaaccgaaaaaaatccttcaaaaCGGCAAAAACCAAGTAATTGATAGAGCTCCGCTTTGGCGGAATATGCGATCCTTCAATGGGCGGTGTGtaatcgtttttcgtttttctatctCTTCTCAGAATTTACAATGCCTATCAACACGTGCAACGTCGCTTCAAGGAAACGTATGCTTCCTAACAGCAGCACCAGATTGCCGCCGCCACCACCAGTGCAGCAGCGCCGTCGTTCCGAACAACGTTTGGGCACATTCGGTCGGAAAAACTGCTCTTCTTCGGAAAGACTGCTTTCCATCGACTTGCTTCTTTCATTTCAGTTGGCGACTAGCGAAAAAGTAACTTaaaattagatataaaaaatacttacTCACGGCTGTCACTGCGAACAGCGCCGAAGGTTGTGAATGTACACCGAGCGAATCACTCGATGTAGCTATTTAACCGTTTGTCCATCAATCAAGTTGATGGCTGAATGAGCATCCAATTCACGGTAGTATGGTTATCAGAAGTAACGAGACCATTTGCAGGGTATACCCTCGCCACGGTACGTTTAGCTGCCGCATGCATTATAATCAGTCTAAATCGATAGCCTTCtaaatcacgatgaaatacgtGTACATGCGATAATGCTGCGCTGCGAAAGTGGTTTTTTATCAGTCTCCAACAGCTCAGATTACGGTTGATCGTCTGTAACAAAATCTAATCTTTGTTCTAAACGGTTTGAGCCAGCTACCGGGCTAGTATGAGGGAGGAACAACGAAAACATAATAGCAAAACTAAAATGGAAAAGACGaattcaaaaatatttgaaatataaaTTACTCTTTTATACatagttttaatattttatttactCAGAAGAAAGTGTTACCAAAGTCCCTTAACTCAAAAATGATGCTGTTACAACACGCAGTCAGCCTCGCGTTTGGTTTCCGGTATTTACATGAAACTACGTAGGTACGGATGGAAAAAAGTTAAGAAACTAgcatgctaatttaaaaaaatgttcgtCACGAAAATTTCACGTTGTCTACTCAGTTTGGAAAAAAGACATTCATGCCCATCCAAGGAGCGATTGATACGTCAAACGTCAGAGGTAACCTAGGCGATGGGTCActcacccaagtagcacacttttcgcacTTCTGGTTGcaaaacttatttatgactgaatttagtcataaatcggttgccacaactggtttgtaacaactgtgctagtagggcagtGCGGCTGTACCCGCGCAAATAGGGTGAATACTGGGTGAAAATGTCAGCCGATTCAGTCACACAGTCGAATATGCTGATCGACCATGAATACACTAAAATTATCGGACAACATGCGACCTTTAAAATTTCTGATCTGAATCCGCACGGCATAGGCCATTCAACCGTAGATAGCGAGGACCTCAGGTATATAACGTGTACCTCATTAACGGGaatttagcagtcattaacttttggTCGGacagcccaatttcggaagtagtttttggacccaaaagcggggttctgtttatagaaatgtgtttactgcattcttcttgccaatctgaacacagcgaatatattttcatgaacaaatattttatttcaaacaaaaaaaactggtttttaatTGTGCGAAATCGATAACGACTAATTTCACTTTAAGCTAGTTCagttttaatctgaatattcgTTAACTCTCAGGGTCCGGTACCCGATTTGTAAGCTCTTTGTTCCGGCGGTTACGGAACAAATAAAATGACTAGTGAAGTGACTCTTTTTAGCAACTTTCCTTTATTTTCTAAGAAAACAGCTTTAAGCTGTAAAACATAGTTTAAGTTTAGAATTTAGTTTTAGGTTATTTTAGCATTTAGGTTAACTTACAATTTTCAGTGACACAATTGTAACCGCATGCTTTAGGTTTAGGATTTAATTTGATAGTTGTAACTGTTGTTTGCATGTTAGTATTAGCAAATTTCCATATTAATTAATACTCACTGTAAATGGGATTCATAAATTGTAACCACTAGCATAACTACTCAATTCTGACAGATTCCCGCTCTATCATGATGACAACTGTCCGCTGACGCTTTGCGTCAAGCGAAGCGACGCGTCGACCTCACCGGCCAACAGCGTTGCTGCGAGGCAGGGTTTCCAGCCGCAACACTATTCAAAAGGTCATAAATTCGGTtaggaaaatgaaaattttttcatttcaaagtaCAGAATGAATAAAACTTGTTATTGCTGAGGCCAGAGGGGCCTCAGCTGAGTTCACCCCAggttcctggtcgaaccactgggaaccGTGTAGGGGCTGGGCTCTCACGGCCTCTTCTCTGGCTAGCTCGGCTGTGAGGAGCACGAAGGCTCTCAGAGTCGGCTCCGGGTCTACTTTTCGATCAAGGAATCAAAATCACTCTACTTACTGCTTACAAtgctaaattttattaattaaattacaAACTCACTgtacttttcttctttatctGCGGGGTCGGCCGACCGAATGTTGTGTGGGATCGGGCAGCAGCTTCAGGTATACCCAGGCCCGTCACGGCCTCTAGCGCGAGTGCACGTGACCTCGAAGGCGGGGTGGAACTGCTGGCCTTACAAAGGTGTTTGTATTCTGCGGGATTTCGGCTTCGTATTAACCCAGGCCCGTCACCGCCTCCGGCTGGAGTACGAGTGACCTCACAGGCGGGGTTTGATCGCGGTTGCGGGGTAAGTTTTCCCGGTGGTACTAGAATCGTTGCTGTATCCAAGCCCGTCACCGCCTCTGGCATGAGCGCGTGTGACCTCGAAGGCAGGGATCGTCCGCGGTTGCGGGAGGTTATACTTGATCGCTTAGCGGCGGGCCGCTAAATGGCACTGGCACACACATGGGCACTGTTCGGCCTACGACACCGGTCCAATACCTGTACCGGTCGCCTCGTGGCTAATCTCGCGGCTGTTGCGCTAAAGCATTAATGGGCCCTGTTGCGAATTAATGAAATAGTGGTCTTTTAGAATACGGTCTTGCAGGTTAGGGTTCGGCCTGCCCTATAATTCTCTTTTTATCCTACCTGACTGGGATTCTTTAATTTTCTTAACGGAATGTATTGCACTGTACTACTGATTTGACTTGCACTGTAGCACTTTGAAGATCTCGAAATATAACGCAAGCTTAATAGGTAAAACTTGCTCTGTTCGCAACTCGATCCAAAATGATCGCCTATAACTTATTAGGGACAAGCCGGATCTTCTACTCGGTTCAGGATTTCACTCCACTGAACTCTACTTATGCGTTTTACTTTCGCCCTCTAGGTTTTGGTGCAGTTATGTTTGTCTTTCGTTAAGCACAGTGAGCTATTTTATCTTGCCTAATTTTAACCTCTTTTTAATTACTCGGAATGCTTAGTTTATTCTTATTTTGTCCCTAATGTATATATTTTAGTCTCTAATATTTTAGTCTCTAATATTTTAgtctctaatattttagttttatttacatttattttaatttgtaacacCCTAATTTTAATATAATGTTAATCGCATACCCAACCTAACTCTAAAATTATATAAATCAAATTCATACTGAACTCTAGTATGCTGCTGGCTCATTGCGTTTTTCTCCAATTATACCTAAGGGTATAGGGTAAAGATGCGAAACGGTAACAAACTAATCGAAAATTCAGAATCAATTCACTTGGCTGGATATGATCACCTATTTCCTTAACTTGAGACCGTTAAAAAACAAATTGCAAGCTGTCCGAATGTGACTTGCCGGTATTTTGACCAGCACTTAGACAACTATGGCTATCTGCAGTGTCTCGAGGCTGGTGTATTTTTACCTAGGACTATGCTCTCCAAAATTATCCAGAAAGAATTATCCGTTGTATGGTTGAAATGAAGTTCGGAATATTGTTTTTCAGCAATTCTTGTGCTTGCGCTTTGTGAGACGGTGCCGAGTCTTGTTGAAACGTCCGTGGTCTGCGACCAAAATGTTTGTCTGCCCGCGGCTTCAAAGCAGCCGCTAGAACACTTTCCCGGTAATATATCGCATTTACTTTGACGTCAGGTTCAACAGAGAGTGCCCATCTGGGGTTACAATGGCATAAGTTATTATTTGTGGCTGGTGCAAAACAACTCCTACGCTCTCTCAATTCCAACTTCTTACCGCTTCCAtgtaggggaagactgtccagaacgtaccgtgggggtagaatggcccatgctattaattgcttaaaaacgcggcaactatttggtaaaattatgaatgcgcattttatattggtgtaaaacacgctaattcataattatgtagcatgtaaaagcatcaaacatagccacatccaataaaaacaagcgattatccgcgatctcattccacatgtaagaaatcacggttttctcttaagcttttaccactagtcggtgtgcaaatttcataataaatacagtctatctaattgatatactgtcatactcgatgattcatcacaaaaacggccttacctatgcatatttttcacatatattgcaaaaaacttcaaaatacaaaacaggggtagaatgcatcacagcgggatcgaacagttataaaatattcttaatttggagtacatcttttgtttcggattatttattaataatgtagcaatattatgtattgtataggacttagaatttgccttaaacctaattgtacattgtttaacttacaatatttcatcacacatcagttggagaaaagtagatgattaaattttattgccaattatgttgagatatgaacccattgtattccagcaaacaagcgtatgtaacaaacgaacgcttccgccattgcggcagcctagttttaggagttacAACAGCGAAGTTggcgggctttggcgttctgcctcacataatgattttgactcttgccaaaaatcgtcaaaaataacaaaaaatactggtttttgttaggaaatttcaccaggagtaagtgtaaaaaagatcccaaagtcttctagaagtcgaaaaacgtggaacaaacacgccgttgccgtggaaaatgatgttttgcttaagcggtgcattctgcaccaccttaccctaagATCCTGCGCCTTTCGGAACTTATAAGGCTTGACATTGAGCTCATTTGTCAGTTCTTATAAGTtggatttttccaattttttagcCGTTTGATTGGCGCTTCTACCACGATGTTTCGTTCGAGTTGTTTCTACACTTTTTGAACCATCTCAGATGACAGAATTCTATAAACATGACGGGTAACCACCAGTAATGGCACAATTTATACGATTTAGGAGGAAGAGAAATTACCAGACGAATGGCTGGAAGCTGTGGTTTGTTCcaactacaaaaagggcgatcaacTTGATTGCTGTTAATTACCGCGGTATTCACTTGTCAACGAAATAATAAGAGAATTCATAAAACAATACCAGAATGGCTTTATGGCTTACAGGGCCCGTTCTACgtgctacggatcaaatttttacactccgacaaatccttcagacaTGTTGGGGGCAGAACGCGGCTACGGTAGAGTCGCACGTGAATAGCTCTACAAAATGATGCACGAGAATGTATTTGTAGACAAACTGTCGTAGTTGATCAGAGTTACTTtagaactagtcatttgctATAGATGCGATCCGGGGCTACCATCGAGATCCTTCAAATCACGTCGAGGGTTGCGACAAAGGAATGGTCCATCATGTATGTTGTTCAAGAAATCTGCGCCAGAACTGAAGTGAAGGCTAGAAAACAGAGGCTCAAGAAAGGACATTCTTCATCTTCCACGGACAGCGATTATTGACAGCGGTGAACTCGAAGCGATGACTTGTAAATcggatcggtgaacaacttggagagaacctgaacgaacagtagAGGCACATCTACGACGCGATCAGTCCTATAGCGTActaagtgttgggtactactgctgcagccacttccactGAGTGGTTCGACGTAGAGTGCCAACGAGTGACTGATAAGttgaatcgagccagaagtcatatattggctgcaactgtcagagcagagagagagaggaagagagagagagagagagagagagggagagggagagggagagggagagagagatgcCGAGAT contains these protein-coding regions:
- the LOC128735047 gene encoding uncharacterized protein LOC128735047; the encoded protein is MLKSKVTEEKVTLLSTNQIPIIDLAHCGTEECPIRSVVFRVGGQLLRALSEKGVALLVNHGIAEEKIKHAYGHLDDFCKLSDDTKEQYLRKDGNHGYVKPGQERFDGKTKDLRHTFNICTLKPEAPLPEEPLPGFREHISDLAKDFQRLSSLLLQALAVGLDRPCRYFLEKHSHILDGESENQSTFRLLYYPPLIVDDGQNELQRGTCHYSQQRCAKDEIDLSIPEDYKKRMAEEEENREAQYTRCGAHCDYGTFTLLVQDSEGGLEVKLPGTDKWKRVGHLPGAILINAGELLAVWTNEKIPALPHRVVIPQEETLMHRGRHSIAFFVHPDNCTDIVPMEMPSSSSSNSLDSIEKKPKNRKKSFKTAKTKIYNAYQHVQRRFKETYAS